The sequence CTGTGCAAAGGGTCGATGAAGTTTTCATTCCTCTACGAATTCACTTTTTTCGATCTTGTAACGAATCATATCCTCTTCGGACAAATCATAAGCGTAGTGCATCCCAATTTTTTGCATCACCCGTCCAGAGGCAGGATTTCGTTTGGAGTAATCGGCGTAAATCAGATCAAGGTCATGCTCACGAAATCCATAGGCGACCATAGCCTTTGCTGCCTCGGTAGCATACCCACAGTTCCAATAAGGTTTTCCAATCCAATAGCCAAGTGACGCGTCATTATAAGGGAGGTGAATCCGGAATACCAACCCAACTGTACCAATTAACGTTCCATCTGTCCTAAGTGTAATTGCGAAGTTCCCTATTATCCCTTTTTCAAATTCTTTGTGACACCATTGAATCCACTCTTCTGCTGTTTCATCTTCACAAGGTCGTTCCATCGCATCGGTTGTTGATGCCACGTCGGGATCACTGGTAAGGTGTTTCACATCAGTGGCATCTTCACGTGTAAACGAACGGAGTATTAACCTTTCTGTGTGGAGCGTCGGTGCGGTTTTCATCTTAATTTTCTGGACGCATCTGTGGAAATAGGATAACATCACGGATGGAGTCCTGGTTCGTTAGCAGCATTGTCAATCGGTCGATACCGATACCGAGTCCTCCCGTAGGGGGCATACCGTACTCCAACGCTCGTAGATAATCTTCGTCGACCATAAAGGCTTCATCGTTGCCGGCTTCTAAACTGCTTGCCTGCTCGAGAAATCGCTGACGTTGATCGACCGGATCGTTGAGTTCACTGAAAGCGTTTCCAACCTCCATCCCGCAGATAAAGAATTCAAAACGTTCGACGAACTCCGGATCATCGGGTTTCTTTTTCGCAAACGGTGAGACTTCAATCGGGTAATCCGTTATAAATGTCGGTTGGATCAATTTTGATTCCGCAAATGTGTCGAAAAGTTCGGCTATAATTTCGCCTCTCGTCTCATCACCGGCTAAGTCAACTCCGGCATCAACTGCAGCTTTGTAGAGTTCATGTGCTGATAGTGGTGCTGGATCTATACCGCTGTGCTCCCGAACTGCATCGACCATACTTAATCTGCGCCATGGCGGTGTGAGATCAAGTTCGTAATCCTGATAGGGGATCTTCGTTGTCCCGTGAATGATCTTTGCTGTGTCAGCGATTAGAGTCTCAGTGAGTTCCATTATCTGGATATAATCAGCGTAGGCTTGATAGAGTTCAAGCATTGTGAATTCGGGGTTATGATCCCTATCCATTCCCTCGTTTCGGAAATCCCGCGAGAATTCATAAACACGATCGAACCCTCCTACGATGAGACGCTTGAGATAGAGTTCATTTGCGATACGCAGATAGAGTGATTGTTCCAATGTATTGTGATATGTTGTGAAAGGACGCGCGTTTGCACCCCCATAAATCGGTTGCAGGACAGGGGTTTCTACTTCAATAAAGTTCTGCTCGTTAAGCATGTCCCGAATCGCTTGAACGATTCGTGTCCTTTTAAGAAATACGTCCTTCACCTCAGGGTTCATGATGAGATCTGCGTAACGTTGTCTATAGCGTGTCTGTTTATCTTGTAGCCCGTGCCATTTTTCAGGGAGGGGTCGAATGGATTTTGATAGGAGGCGTATGGTGTCGATAAGGACGGTGAGTTCACCTGTGCGCGTCCGAAAGACGGAACCCTCGGCACCGACAATATCACCCGTATCAAAGCGTCGATATGTTTTGTACAGTTCTGCGCCGACATTGTCCCGTCGGACGTAAATCTGGATTCTGCCTTCACTATCTTGCAGATGTGCAAAGCTGCTCTTTCCGTGGTCGCGTTTCGTCATGATCCGACCGGCGATTCGGATTTTCTGGGTTTCATCTGGTGTTTCTTCAACATCAGCAAAGTCTTTCCGGATGGCGGCGGTGGTGTGTGTCGGTTCATATTTATGCGGATAGGGTTCTACGCCGAATTCGCGAATTTCATCCAACTTCTCGCGACGTTGCTGAATGATGTCCTTTGTTTCTTCCACAGTTCCTCTCCTTCTTTTTCTTTTCTTTTATATCGCAGATCTTTTGCTTTGTTGAGATTTTAATAATTATACTCCAGTTTCGTCCATAAAGCAACCAAAAACGCGGTATTATTTCCGCTGTGCCTTCATTTTCAGGTAGCTTTCGATGAAGGGGTCTAAAGCACCGTCCAATACGGCGTTAACATTACCTGTTTCGACATTCGTGCGTACATCCTTGACGCGTTGATAGGGGTGCAGAACATACGATCGAATTTGGCTCCCAAAGTCAATATCTAAGCGTTCGCTTCGCTGTTTTGCAAGTTCTGCCTCCCGATCCGCACGATATTTCTCGTGAAGTCGGGAACGCAGTAATTTCATAGCGATTTCTCGATTCTTATGCTGCGAACGTTCATTCTGGCATTGCACGATAATTCCGGTGGGTTTGTGTGTAATCCGAACGGCTGAGTCCGTGACGTTGACGTGCTGTCCACCTGCACCGCTTGCGCGATAGAAATCTATCCGTAGGTCTTCGGATTGGATATCCACTTCCACGGTATCGTCGATTTCTGGGGTCACGTCGATAGCAGCGAAGGAAGTATGCCGCCGTTTGTTGAAATCGTAGGGGGATAACCGAACGAGTCTATGCACACCCGCTTCAGCTTGCAGGTAACCGTAAGCCGATGCGCCTGTAACAAGGATTGTCGTTCCTTTGATGCCGGCTTCGTCTCCTGAGGTGAGGTCCACGATTTCGGTCTGATAGCCGCGTTGGTCGCACCAACGGAGGTACATACGCATCAACATCCCTGCCCAATCCTGTGCGTCAATCCCACCCGCACCGGAGTGAATACTGAGGATTGCGTTGTTCTCATCGAACTCGCCCGTTAGCATTAAGCGGAGTTCCATCTGTTCGAGATGTTGCGTGACGGTGTTTAATCCGTCGACAATCTCGTTTTGTAAACTCTCATCGTTCTCTTCAGTCGCGAGTTCGAGCAGGGTTTGGATATCTTCAATTTTGAGGGCAAGGTCTTTGTAAGCCGCAACCTCATCTCGGAGGATGGCGATACGTTGATTAACCTTTTGAACGCGTTGCGTATTGCTCCAAAAGTCAGGGGCGATTGTTGCCTCTTCAAGTTCTGTTAATTCTTTTCGCTTTTCAGCCAGGTCAAAGATAACCTCCGAGTTCTTGAAGGCGGGTTTGCATCTCTTCAGCCTGGTTTTTTAAATCTACAAGCATAGTACTCCTCGTGAATCACTAAGACTGTCTACGACGGGCCCATATTGCGGCTTGACTGCCGAGCCATCCAATACACATAAGTGTGCAAAGAATAGGAAACCAATCGCCGTAGCGGGTATAGAGTGTTTGTTTATGTTCCGTAGAAGAAAGAAGTGGGACGGTTGCGATGAGAATTTCTTGAGCGGTGTCCGGTGTAATCAAGGGTGTCGTTGTCCGACCGAACTTATCTACGATGCCCGTAAATCCCCCATTTGCGCATCGGAACACAGCAATACGGTTCTCAATCGCGCGGAAAGGTGCCATTGATAGATGCAGTTCGGGGAAAGCGGTCCCTTTGAACCAAGCATCGTTGGTGAAGATACCCATCACGCTGGCACCCATTTTTACGGGTCTGCGAAATTCGTCTGGAAACACCGACTCAAAGCAAATCGAAGCACCGACCTCTATCTTTCGGGTGTTCGTCTTATTTTTAACGTCAAACACCGGTAAAAGGTTTACTGTTTTTCCATGAGCGAAGGGCTCAAACTGGATAAAATTGGGAATAAAATCTGGGAGCAGGTGCGCCAGAGGCACGTATTCACCAAACGGAACAAGGTGCATCTTCGCATAATCCCCATGTATCTTTCCATCGGGTGCTATTGAAAGGACGCGGTTATATATTTTCGCATCTCTTTTTTTATTTCTGCTGGAAAATTGACCTATTGCTCTGTCTGTTTCTCCTTGGTTCGCTGTACCGAGAAGTATTGGCGTCCCGATATCACGCAGCATCTGCGAGAATCTTCTGTAATATGTGGGCCATTCGCCTGTCAATGCGCGACTTCGTGTTGCGGTTTCGGGCCACACAATTAACGCAGGGTCTTCTCTGCTGGCTTTATGCGTCAACCCGATATAGCGTTGCAAAATCTTGGGAAACTGACGGAAGTCCCACTTCTGAAGTTGTGGAATGTTGCCCGGGATGAGCGCAACTTTTAAGGTGTTGGCGTTTGTTTGTCGCGTTGGGTTTGTGTTTTTGTCTAAAGGGGCGGCACTCTGGAGTTGGAGGATCCCGTAACCGAAACAGAAAAGTGTTAGGATTAGCGACAAAACGACAGTGCGAATTTCCTGCCGCCATTGATGGCGGTTACAAAGCAAGGTGGCGATGCTGGCATTGAAAAGCACAATGACGAAACTGATGCCGTGGACACCGACAAGCGAGGCTATCTGTATTCCCGGTAGATTGTTCCATTGCGAATAACCGATACTTCCCCACGGGAATCCTGTGATCAGCCAACTCCGTACCCATTCTAATGCTGTCCAGATACAGGCAGCGGACAAAGAAAATAGGACGCTGGAACGCCTCGGCACAAACCGCATCAGCACGGCGAAAACAGCGAAATAGAGTGCCGTATATCCCACCAATAGCAGGTACCCCACCAGGGTCGCGAAGATATTCGCATACGGGTAGAGGAGGAGGATCGCGGGAAGCAGACCGGCGAAAAACAGGAAACCTGTTAGATAGCCGATCCAAAAAGCGGATTTCCAGTCGGTTGTGCGCGTCAAGGCGATGAAGAATGGCACCAGCGCGACCCAAGCGCACGGAAAGAGGTTTAAGTTTGGGAAGCTGAGGAACAGCAACAGTGCTGAAAGCACCGCCAGTATTTTAATTTTCCCTTGCGGATTTTTAATTTTCCCTTGCGGTTCGTTGAGGTGGGTTTGATACATAGTGTGCCTCTCCGTAGGGTCGCCCTCCACTACGTTACGGGCTTACTGTTTGGTTTTATTTTTAAGATGGTAGCCTGCAACAATACGCAGAAATACCCCGGGGAATGCCACACG is a genomic window of Candidatus Poribacteria bacterium containing:
- the lnt gene encoding apolipoprotein N-acyltransferase codes for the protein MYQTHLNEPQGKIKNPQGKIKILAVLSALLLFLSFPNLNLFPCAWVALVPFFIALTRTTDWKSAFWIGYLTGFLFFAGLLPAILLLYPYANIFATLVGYLLLVGYTALYFAVFAVLMRFVPRRSSVLFSLSAACIWTALEWVRSWLITGFPWGSIGYSQWNNLPGIQIASLVGVHGISFVIVLFNASIATLLCNRHQWRQEIRTVVLSLILTLFCFGYGILQLQSAAPLDKNTNPTRQTNANTLKVALIPGNIPQLQKWDFRQFPKILQRYIGLTHKASREDPALIVWPETATRSRALTGEWPTYYRRFSQMLRDIGTPILLGTANQGETDRAIGQFSSRNKKRDAKIYNRVLSIAPDGKIHGDYAKMHLVPFGEYVPLAHLLPDFIPNFIQFEPFAHGKTVNLLPVFDVKNKTNTRKIEVGASICFESVFPDEFRRPVKMGASVMGIFTNDAWFKGTAFPELHLSMAPFRAIENRIAVFRCANGGFTGIVDKFGRTTTPLITPDTAQEILIATVPLLSSTEHKQTLYTRYGDWFPILCTLMCIGWLGSQAAIWARRRQS
- a CDS encoding peptide chain release factor 2; the encoded protein is MKRCKPAFKNSEVIFDLAEKRKELTELEEATIAPDFWSNTQRVQKVNQRIAILRDEVAAYKDLALKIEDIQTLLELATEENDESLQNEIVDGLNTVTQHLEQMELRLMLTGEFDENNAILSIHSGAGGIDAQDWAGMLMRMYLRWCDQRGYQTEIVDLTSGDEAGIKGTTILVTGASAYGYLQAEAGVHRLVRLSPYDFNKRRHTSFAAIDVTPEIDDTVEVDIQSEDLRIDFYRASGAGGQHVNVTDSAVRITHKPTGIIVQCQNERSQHKNREIAMKLLRSRLHEKYRADREAELAKQRSERLDIDFGSQIRSYVLHPYQRVKDVRTNVETGNVNAVLDGALDPFIESYLKMKAQRK
- a CDS encoding GNAT family N-acetyltransferase — protein: MKTAPTLHTERLILRSFTREDATDVKHLTSDPDVASTTDAMERPCEDETAEEWIQWCHKEFEKGIIGNFAITLRTDGTLIGTVGLVFRIHLPYNDASLGYWIGKPYWNCGYATEAAKAMVAYGFREHDLDLIYADYSKRNPASGRVMQKIGMHYAYDLSEEDMIRYKIEKSEFVEE
- the lysS gene encoding lysine--tRNA ligase is translated as MEETKDIIQQRREKLDEIREFGVEPYPHKYEPTHTTAAIRKDFADVEETPDETQKIRIAGRIMTKRDHGKSSFAHLQDSEGRIQIYVRRDNVGAELYKTYRRFDTGDIVGAEGSVFRTRTGELTVLIDTIRLLSKSIRPLPEKWHGLQDKQTRYRQRYADLIMNPEVKDVFLKRTRIVQAIRDMLNEQNFIEVETPVLQPIYGGANARPFTTYHNTLEQSLYLRIANELYLKRLIVGGFDRVYEFSRDFRNEGMDRDHNPEFTMLELYQAYADYIQIMELTETLIADTAKIIHGTTKIPYQDYELDLTPPWRRLSMVDAVREHSGIDPAPLSAHELYKAAVDAGVDLAGDETRGEIIAELFDTFAESKLIQPTFITDYPIEVSPFAKKKPDDPEFVERFEFFICGMEVGNAFSELNDPVDQRQRFLEQASSLEAGNDEAFMVDEDYLRALEYGMPPTGGLGIGIDRLTMLLTNQDSIRDVILFPQMRPEN